One Canis lupus familiaris isolate Mischka breed German Shepherd chromosome 20, alternate assembly UU_Cfam_GSD_1.0, whole genome shotgun sequence genomic region harbors:
- the PRKCD gene encoding protein kinase C delta type (The RefSeq protein has 1 substitution compared to this genomic sequence), giving the protein MAPFLRIAFTSYELGSLQAADEASQPFCAVKMKEALSTERGKTLVQKKPTMYPEWKSTFDAHIYEGRVIQIVLMRAAEEPMSEVTVGVSVLAERCKKNNXKAEFWLDLQPQAKVLMSVQYFLEDIDCRQSMHGEDEAKLPTMNRRGAIKQAKIHYIKNHEFIATFFGQPTFCSVCKDFVWGLNKQGYKCRQCNAAIHKKCIDKIIGRCTGTAANSRDTIFQKERFNIDMPHRFKVYNYMSPTFCDHCGSLLWGLVKQGLKCEDCGMNVHHKCQKKVANLCGINQKLLAEALNQVTQRSSRKSETESVGIYQNFERKPGVSGDIAPGEDNGTYGKIWEGSTRCNIDNFIFHKVLGKGSFGKVLLVELKGKKEFFAIKALKKDVVLIDDDVECTMVEKRVLALAWENPFLTHLFCTFQTKDHLFFVMEFLNGGDLMYHIQDKGRFELYRATFYAAEIVCGLQFLHNKGIIYRDLKLDNVMLDQDGHIKIADFGMCKENIFGEKQASTFCGTPDYIAPEILQGLKYSFSVDWWSFGVLLYEMLIGQSPFHGDDEDELFESIRVDTPHYPRWITKESKDILEKLLERDTTKRLGVTGNIKIHPFFKTINWTLLEKRAVEPPFKPKVKSPGDYSNFDQEFLNEKARLSYTDKNLIDSMDQTAFAGFSFVNPKFERFLEK; this is encoded by the exons ATGGCCCCGTTCCTGCGCATCGCCTTCACCTCCTAtgagctgggctccctgcaggccgCCGATGAGGCCAGCCAGCCCTTCTGTGCCGTGAAGATGAAGGAGGCACTCAGCACAG AGCGCGGGAAGACGCTGGTGCAGAAGAAGCCCACCATGTACCCTGAGTGGAAGTCCACATTCGACGCCCACATCTACGAGGGCCGAGTCATCCAGATCGTGCTGATGCGGGCAGCTGAAGAGCCGATGTCCGAGGTGACGGTGGGCGTGTCGGTGCTGGCCGAGCGCTGCAAGAAGAACAACGGGAAGGCCGAGTTCTGG CTGGACCTGCAACCCCAGGCCAAGGTGTTGATGTCTGTGCAGTATTTTCTGGAAGACATAG ATTGCAGACAGTCTATGCATGGTGAAGACGAGGCCAAGTTACCAACAATGAACCGCCGTGGAGCCATCAAACAGGCCAAAATCCACTACATCAAGAACCACGAGTTTATTGCCACCTTCTTCGGACAGCCTACTTTCTGTTCTGTGTGCAAAGACTTTGTTTG GGGTCTCAACAAGCAAGGCTACAAATGCAGGC AATGCAACGCTGCCATCCACAAGAAATGCATCGACAAGATCATCGGCCGGTGCACGGGCACCGCAGCCAACAGCCGGGACACCATA TTCCAGAAAGAACGTTTCAACATCGACATGCCGCACCGATTCAAGGTTTACAACTACATGAGCCCCACCTTCTGTGACCACTGTGGCAGTCTGCTCTGGGGGCTGGTGAAGCAGGGATTAAAATGTGAAG ACTGTGGCATGAATGTACACCATAAGTGCCAGAAGAAAGTGGCCAACCTCTGTGGCATTAACCAGAAGCTCTTGGCTGAGGCATTGAACCAAGTGACCCAG AGATCCTCCCGGAAGTCAGAAACAGAGTCTGTTGGAATCTACCAGAATTTTGAGAGAAAGCCAGGAGTCTCTGGAGACATTGCCCCAGGTGAAG ACAACGGGACGTACGGCAAGATCTGGGAGGGCAGCACCAGGTGCAACATTGACAACTTCATCTTCCACAAGGTCCTGGGCAAAGGCAGCTTTGGGAAG GTGCTGCTTGTAGAGCTGAAGGGCAAGAAGGAGTTCTTTGCTATCAAGGCTCTTAAGAAGGACGTGGTTCTGATCGACGATGACGTGGAGTGCACCATGGTGGAGAAGCGGGTGCTGGCGCTCGCCTGGGAGAATCCCTTTCTCACCCACCTGTTCTGCACATTTCAGACCAAG GACCACCTGTTCTTCGTGATGGAGTTCCTCAATGGTGGGGACCTCATGTACCACATCCAGGACAAAGGCCGCTTCGAGCTCTATCGGGCCAC GTTTTATGCAGCTGAGATAGTCTGTGGATTGCagtttctgcacaacaaagggaTCATTTACAG GGACCTCAAGCTGGACAATGTGATGCTGGACCAGGATGGCCACATCAAGATTGCTGACTTTGGGATGTGCAAGGAGAACATATTTGGGGAGAAACAGGCTAGCACCTTCTGTGGCACCCCTGACTATATTGCCCCCGAG ATCCTGCAGGGCCTAAAGTACTCCTTCTCTGTGGACTGGTGGTCCTTTGGAGTCCTTCTCTACGAGATGCTCATTGGTCAGTCCCCCTTCCACGGTGACGATGAGGACGAACTCTTCGAGTCCATCCGTGTGGACACGCCACATTATCCCCGCTGGATCACCAAGGAGTCCAAGGACATCCTGGAGAAG CTGCTTGAAAGAGATACAACCAAGAGGCTGGGAGTGACGGGCAACATCAAAATCCACCCGTTCTTCAAGACCATTAACTGGACCCTGCTGGAGAAACGGGCTGTGGAGCCGCCCTTCAAGCCCAAAGTG AAGTCCCCTGGAGACTACAGTAACTTTGACCAGGAGTTCCTGAACGAGAAGGCACGCCTCTCCTACACCGATAAGAACCTCATCGACTCCATGGACCAAACAGCATTCGCTGGCTTCTCCTTTGTGAACCCCAAATTTGAGAGATTCCTGGAAAAGTGA